The following coding sequences lie in one Spirosoma sp. KUDC1026 genomic window:
- a CDS encoding ExeM/NucH family extracellular endonuclease — protein MKHFLPSCVLRVCRLFLLPLLAINVGWAQTTLVQWNFNSNPPDNAPATGTTAPSVGVGTLTNVGGTSFTYAAGSGSTDPITTDNSGYSISTFPAATARNKTAGIEFRTSTTGFQSLTISWDQRFSNTAANRSRLQYSVDGGTTYTDVANPLTVTAGDRFYNGNAYDLSGVAGLNDKADVRFRIVAEFSTPTANPTSYTAAAPTSAYGTSGTWRFDMVTVRGTALPKPDLTVSLAGPVSGTIGQPVTYTLVASNGGEATATNVPLSFTLPTGVTYSNAGTANNFTASQTDGVVLFTGGEITPGNSATLTVTVSPQASGAVTIQPGAAVVDPANTIAESNETNNSSTATVTTTVEAANQPPVAPAFANQTGVVAVPYSYTVPAFTDPEGQAISYLITGVPAGLSADNTTLVISGTPTVTGASTITVVATDAAGASTSATFGLTINANQAPVAATVSDQTATVGTAFSYVVPAFTDPENQSLTYTATGLPSTLTFDPATLIISGTPDAAGILPVTITATDPASNTASASFTITVAAPAPTLAATPVSLASFSTTVGTVSAAQTYNLSGNNLTADVAVSAPTGFQVSSNGTTFQNQLTLTPASGAVTATISVRLTGATQGTFTGNITNNSGAVSSAVAVNGTVSAAPAVNGPVPVPLASQPNFTYTETFAAISTWANSFTAGTGANRFAPVAAGGTGTIPDPNRITASSATFASGTSGGVQKGTENLVLLSTGSSDNTSSTAVDFLVDFTGVRAGRLSFDAAEVNNSTGNRPGSLKVYGSTDGTTFTDLGATFSVINNVASTTAILVTLPTTFDNVATARFRFYYYNGGPSTGSVSGSRPKISIDNLTITGTQLSTNPALTVSPTTLVGFSTTQGTPSAPQTYTVTASNLVAPITVTAPAGVEISLTAGTGYTTALSLPTTTSSTTVYARLTGTTIGAVSGTITNTSNTTLTASVSISGQVNDPNTPVLAATPTTLSGFSAIQGNASETQTFSITANNLAGQTITVTAPTGFELTTGSVYSTSLTVTPTANASTIPVTIRTTASAPVGTVSGNVAITSGALRANVAVNGTINPTVAITRISSIQGSGSTFNTAFGGSQTIEGIVTRTFAGSSRLNGFYVQEEDADSDGNPATSEGIFVYDPSGLFTGNAGDKIRVTGTVGEFTSSNGGNSSSLTQLTTLTSVINLGASTLPTATPVQFPVTNVSDLERYEGMLITASAASGNLTVTEYFQLGRFGQVVLAANGASNNPGTDARLDQYTQFNAPSVSGYSAYLAEIAKRRIILDDGSTAQNPDPIIFGRGGNPLSASNTLRGGDEVASITAVLDERLEGYRLQSTTGVNFLPANARPTTPPAVGGSLKVAGFNLLNYFNGNGQGGGFPTSRGADTQAEFTRQRNKTIQAIVQSGVDIFALNELENDGYGATSAIQDLVNGVNAVAGPGSFAFINPGTSISSDEITVAMIYKPAKVTPVGAAATLTTSAAFTTVGRFPLAQTFRENATGGVFTAVANHFKSKGSSSGGAGDADAGDGQGQSNGTRTRQAQDLAAWLATNPTGTTDPDILVLGDLNAYAQENPLTALANGGFTNLLPNTSYSYVFDGQVGSLDHALGSASLRAQVSGAEKWHINSDEPSVLDYNVEFKTTGQVSSLYNADQFRTSDHDPVIVGLSLTSPSAPLALTLTATPSNLLTTETTTLSAVVTGGSAPYSYTFTGPGTVTPNGNTASVSAIPTGVQSFTVIVRDATAPTSQTAFATVSVMVTAPNQAPVAPTVSSQTATVGQAFSYTVPAFTDPENQTLTYTATINPANGLVFNPATRVISGQPTTTGVSTVTVTATDPGSLSASTTFTITVNPVPNTAPTVANVIPSQTATVGQVFSYVIPANTFADAETPSALTLSVTGLPAGLSFTSPNTISGTPSTTVGSPVSVTVTAADPGNLSASTTFSLSINAAPAGLIRITEYMYNGTPGEYVELTNVGNAPVDMTGWSYDDNTRTAGSFSLSGFGIVQPGESVVFTEADATVFRTAWYLPTSVKVVGGSNQNLGRSDEINIYDATGSLVDRLTYNDQGIAGSVRTADISAWTERANLGQNLAATYKLSVVGDVQNSYLATTGNLGNPGGYFIPLNRVLVVESGASTTVAEGGATDTYTVALNSRPSADVTVTINAGSQLTTNPAALTFTPASYSTAQTVTVAAVDDNLVEGTHTAQIIHNTSSADVAYNGIATNPVSVTITDNDNPVTAVPAIQVAASTTPYLSLSATGAGYVSGVINDPTDPAATLGINFTLSDTDTPVSSLTVTASSSNSAVASTLTLTGTDAARNLKITPAGVGYSTITVTVTDGVNNGSYVVNYAASAAALTPSTTRFHTGTSDASTAIRIDDNYMLVADDENQVLRLYNRQNSGLPVAGFDFTSSLALTDISGGVPREVDLEASTRLGNRIFWMGSESNADGGNDRPNRNRVFATDVAGTGAAATLTYVGRYDFLRNDIIAWDVNNRHGKGVNYYGLAASAAAGVGSKQTTGFNIEGVELAPDNATAYVSFRAPQVPPTDRKNALVIPVTNFTTLPVSGNGGTQGSATFGAPIELDLGGRGIREIRKNANNEYIIIAGAAGDAGAAPNDFRLYTWTGNAADAPVIRTTDLMALNANGSFESIVEVPSPLMDASAIQLLVDNGDAVFYNDGVIAKELTQNNFKKFRSEIVPLGAAVNTAPTVANTIAPQSATVGQAYTLSLAGVFTDAQTPNGLTLAVSGLPAGLSFVAPATISGTPSVSGVSTITVTATDPGSLSASTSFTLTVSPAPVVNTPPTVANAIAPQSATVGQAYTLSLAGVFTDAQTPNQLTLFANGLPAGLSLSGTTISGTPSVSGVSTITVTATDLGNLSTSTSFTITVSPAPVVNTAPTVANVIAPQSATVGQAYRLSLAGVFTDAQTPNQLTLFANGLPAGLSLSGTTISGTPSVSGVSTVTILATDPGNLSTSTSFTLTVSPAPVVNTAPTVANAVAPQSATVGQAYMLSLAGVFTDAQTPNGLTLAVSGLPAGLSFVAPATISGTTSVSGASTITVTATDPGSLSASTSFTLTVSPAPVVNTPPTVVNTVAPQSATVGQAYTLSLANVFTDAQTPNQLTLFANGLPAGLSLSGTTISGTPSVSGVSTVTILATDPGNLSTSTSFTLTVSPAPVVNTPPTVANAVAPQSATVGQAYALSLAGVFTDAQTPNQLTLTVSTLPAGLSFMAPATISGTPSMSGTSTITVTATDPGSLSTSASFTLTVNPVAVPPTQPFALTGVTTVSCESVSAGARRVSFVPQYTGLTGEPVSFSVVNELSPTMAAGPYSLQLYTDNPVITLVARQGAVVSQFSYNWLANCGGTTPPVNTAPTVANPIAAQSATVGQAYALSLAGVFTDAQTPNQLTLSASGLPAGLSLSGTTISGTPSVSGVSTITVTATDPGNLSSSTNFVLTVSPAGTTPPTQPFALTGVTTVSCESVSAGARRVSFVPQYTGLTGEPVSFSVVNELSSTTAAGPYSLQLYTDNPVITLVARQGAVVSQFSYNWLANCGGTTPPVNTAPTVANPIAAQSTTVGQAYALSLAGVFTDAQTPNQLTLSVSGLPAGLSLSGTTISGTPSVSGVSTITVTATDPGNLSTSTNFVLTVSPAGTTPPAQPFALTGVTTVSCESVSAGARRVSFVPQYTGLTGEPVSFSVVNELSSTTAAGPYSLQLYTDNPVITLVARQGAVVSQFSYNWLGVCGSGNARVTAESVERLSVLVLGNPTPAEAVDIEIRGVAGQAVQVQLINGQGQPVSQQTIEQAGAVERPTIRLGKTAGIYLLQVSTATQKQTVKIVKQ, from the coding sequence TATTTCCTGGGATCAGCGTTTCAGTAACACTGCCGCCAATCGTTCTCGTCTACAATATTCTGTTGATGGTGGAACAACCTACACGGATGTAGCCAATCCGCTGACCGTTACGGCGGGAGACCGGTTTTACAATGGTAATGCATACGATCTATCCGGAGTTGCCGGCCTGAACGACAAGGCAGATGTTCGTTTTCGAATTGTTGCTGAATTTTCAACGCCCACGGCTAATCCAACCAGCTACACAGCGGCTGCGCCTACATCGGCCTATGGGACATCGGGAACCTGGCGATTCGATATGGTAACCGTTCGGGGAACTGCCCTACCAAAACCCGATTTAACCGTTTCTCTTGCGGGACCTGTTTCAGGGACTATAGGACAGCCAGTCACCTATACGCTGGTTGCCAGTAATGGGGGAGAGGCAACAGCTACGAACGTACCGCTTTCGTTTACCTTACCCACGGGCGTTACGTATAGCAATGCAGGAACTGCGAATAATTTTACGGCTTCACAAACGGATGGCGTCGTACTCTTCACCGGAGGAGAAATTACGCCAGGTAACAGCGCGACGCTGACTGTTACGGTGAGTCCGCAGGCCAGCGGTGCTGTGACGATACAACCCGGCGCGGCTGTTGTCGATCCTGCTAACACGATTGCTGAAAGTAACGAAACGAATAATAGCTCGACCGCGACGGTGACAACGACGGTCGAAGCGGCCAACCAGCCACCAGTTGCGCCTGCGTTTGCTAATCAGACAGGCGTTGTAGCCGTACCTTATTCATATACGGTTCCTGCTTTTACGGATCCCGAAGGGCAGGCGATTTCGTATCTAATAACGGGCGTGCCGGCTGGCTTGAGTGCCGATAATACTACATTGGTTATCAGCGGTACACCTACCGTAACGGGAGCTTCGACCATAACCGTAGTGGCAACCGATGCGGCTGGAGCCTCAACCAGCGCTACGTTCGGACTAACAATCAACGCAAACCAGGCACCTGTTGCCGCTACGGTTAGTGATCAGACCGCTACGGTCGGGACGGCATTCAGCTATGTCGTTCCTGCTTTTACCGATCCTGAGAACCAATCGCTAACGTACACAGCAACGGGACTGCCCAGTACGCTTACCTTCGATCCGGCTACCCTGATTATCAGCGGTACGCCCGATGCGGCTGGAATCTTACCGGTTACTATTACGGCAACCGATCCAGCCAGTAACACAGCCAGTGCATCTTTTACCATAACGGTAGCGGCTCCGGCGCCCACTCTGGCAGCTACGCCAGTCAGCCTGGCCTCGTTCAGTACAACGGTTGGTACAGTTTCGGCGGCTCAGACCTATAACCTGTCGGGAAACAACCTGACGGCAGACGTAGCGGTGTCGGCCCCAACTGGTTTTCAGGTAAGTTCTAACGGTACTACGTTCCAGAACCAGCTGACGCTGACACCCGCTTCGGGCGCTGTAACGGCTACGATTTCGGTACGTCTGACCGGCGCTACGCAGGGAACGTTTACAGGAAACATAACCAACAACAGCGGAGCCGTGTCTTCGGCGGTTGCGGTTAACGGAACCGTATCGGCAGCTCCGGCTGTGAACGGTCCCGTGCCGGTGCCACTGGCTTCGCAGCCTAACTTTACGTACACCGAAACTTTCGCGGCCATCAGCACCTGGGCAAACAGCTTCACGGCTGGTACCGGCGCGAACCGCTTTGCCCCAGTAGCAGCGGGCGGAACGGGAACGATTCCTGACCCAAACCGGATCACTGCATCATCTGCGACGTTTGCGTCAGGTACATCAGGTGGCGTGCAGAAAGGTACCGAAAACCTGGTGTTGCTTTCTACGGGCTCATCTGACAACACAAGCAGCACGGCGGTTGACTTCCTGGTTGACTTCACAGGTGTAAGAGCGGGCCGGTTAAGCTTTGATGCGGCCGAAGTCAACAACTCAACCGGCAACCGGCCGGGTAGCCTGAAAGTGTACGGCTCTACGGATGGCACGACCTTTACGGACTTGGGAGCTACCTTTTCCGTCATCAACAACGTAGCCAGCACGACAGCGATTTTGGTAACGCTGCCCACTACGTTTGATAACGTAGCCACGGCTCGTTTTCGCTTCTACTACTATAATGGAGGTCCCAGCACAGGTTCGGTCAGTGGATCACGCCCGAAAATTTCGATCGATAACCTGACCATTACGGGTACGCAACTGTCAACCAATCCGGCACTGACCGTATCGCCAACTACGCTGGTAGGTTTCAGTACGACGCAGGGAACGCCTTCGGCTCCACAGACGTACACCGTAACAGCCAGCAATCTGGTGGCCCCTATTACGGTGACGGCTCCGGCCGGGGTTGAAATCAGCCTGACCGCCGGGACGGGCTACACCACCGCTCTGTCGTTACCCACCACGACATCATCAACGACGGTGTACGCTCGTTTGACCGGTACAACAATTGGTGCAGTGAGTGGAACCATTACCAATACCAGCAACACCACGCTGACCGCGTCGGTAAGCATTAGTGGTCAGGTCAATGATCCGAACACGCCAGTGCTGGCCGCTACGCCAACGACCCTGTCGGGTTTTTCGGCCATTCAGGGGAATGCGTCAGAAACACAGACATTCTCGATTACGGCCAACAACCTGGCCGGGCAGACTATTACGGTAACAGCCCCCACCGGTTTTGAGCTAACGACAGGTTCGGTTTACAGCACCAGCCTGACGGTTACGCCGACGGCCAACGCCAGCACGATTCCGGTAACGATCCGGACCACGGCGTCGGCACCAGTCGGTACCGTGAGCGGAAACGTAGCCATCACGAGTGGTGCGCTGCGTGCCAATGTGGCGGTGAATGGTACAATCAACCCTACCGTAGCCATTACACGTATTTCATCCATTCAGGGTAGCGGCTCTACGTTCAATACAGCGTTCGGCGGTAGTCAGACCATCGAAGGGATCGTCACCCGCACGTTCGCCGGTTCGAGCCGGCTGAATGGTTTCTACGTTCAGGAAGAAGATGCCGATAGCGATGGTAACCCCGCTACGTCGGAAGGGATCTTTGTCTACGACCCTAGCGGTTTGTTCACCGGTAACGCTGGTGATAAGATTCGGGTGACGGGAACCGTTGGTGAGTTCACCAGTTCAAATGGTGGCAACAGCAGCAGCCTGACCCAGCTGACTACGCTAACCAGTGTTATCAACCTCGGGGCCAGTACGCTGCCGACGGCTACGCCGGTGCAGTTTCCGGTAACGAACGTATCCGATCTGGAGCGGTACGAGGGGATGCTGATAACGGCCAGTGCTGCGTCGGGTAATCTGACGGTTACGGAGTATTTCCAACTGGGTCGTTTCGGTCAGGTAGTACTGGCGGCTAACGGAGCCAGCAACAACCCCGGCACCGATGCTCGACTGGATCAATACACTCAGTTCAACGCGCCTAGTGTGAGCGGTTACTCGGCTTACCTGGCCGAAATCGCCAAACGCCGGATCATCCTGGATGACGGTAGTACGGCGCAAAACCCCGATCCAATCATCTTCGGTCGGGGCGGTAACCCGCTTAGTGCATCAAATACATTACGGGGTGGGGATGAAGTGGCCAGTATTACAGCGGTTCTGGATGAACGTCTGGAAGGATACCGGCTGCAATCAACGACCGGCGTTAACTTCCTGCCGGCGAATGCGCGACCAACGACTCCGCCTGCCGTTGGCGGCTCGCTGAAAGTTGCGGGCTTCAACCTGCTTAACTATTTCAACGGTAACGGTCAGGGCGGGGGCTTTCCAACATCCCGCGGAGCCGATACGCAGGCTGAGTTTACCCGGCAACGTAACAAAACGATCCAGGCGATTGTCCAGTCGGGCGTTGATATCTTCGCACTCAACGAACTGGAGAATGATGGATACGGTGCAACCAGCGCCATTCAGGATCTGGTGAACGGCGTCAATGCCGTAGCCGGTCCGGGTTCGTTTGCGTTCATTAATCCGGGTACCAGTATCTCGAGCGACGAGATTACGGTAGCTATGATTTACAAACCAGCGAAAGTAACGCCCGTTGGTGCAGCCGCTACGCTGACCACCAGCGCTGCGTTCACTACGGTGGGTCGTTTCCCGCTGGCACAGACGTTCCGGGAGAACGCAACCGGTGGCGTATTCACGGCGGTGGCTAACCACTTCAAATCGAAAGGGTCGAGTTCGGGTGGAGCGGGTGATGCTGATGCCGGAGACGGGCAGGGACAGTCGAACGGCACCCGGACCCGTCAGGCGCAGGATCTGGCAGCCTGGCTTGCTACGAACCCAACGGGAACTACCGATCCGGACATTCTGGTGCTGGGTGACCTGAACGCGTACGCGCAGGAAAATCCGTTAACGGCACTGGCCAACGGCGGCTTCACCAACCTGCTGCCCAATACGTCGTATTCGTACGTGTTTGATGGTCAGGTAGGTTCGCTGGACCACGCCCTAGGCAGTGCCAGTCTGCGGGCGCAGGTAAGTGGTGCCGAGAAATGGCACATCAATTCCGACGAGCCCAGTGTGCTGGATTACAACGTTGAGTTCAAAACGACCGGTCAGGTTAGTTCGTTATATAATGCTGATCAGTTCCGCACATCAGATCACGATCCGGTTATTGTTGGCCTGTCGCTGACGTCGCCATCGGCTCCGCTGGCGTTGACACTGACGGCGACTCCGTCAAACCTGCTGACGACTGAGACAACAACGCTGTCGGCGGTTGTAACGGGCGGCTCCGCGCCGTACAGTTACACGTTCACGGGCCCCGGTACGGTTACGCCGAACGGAAATACGGCCTCGGTATCGGCTATACCTACGGGAGTACAATCCTTTACGGTGATTGTCCGCGATGCCACTGCGCCAACGAGCCAGACTGCATTTGCTACGGTAAGTGTGATGGTAACGGCTCCGAATCAGGCTCCGGTAGCGCCAACCGTTTCCAGCCAAACCGCAACGGTTGGTCAGGCGTTCAGCTATACGGTACCCGCCTTTACGGATCCTGAAAATCAAACGCTGACCTATACCGCAACGATCAATCCGGCCAATGGTCTGGTGTTCAATCCAGCTACGCGGGTTATTTCGGGTCAGCCAACGACGACCGGCGTATCAACCGTTACGGTAACGGCGACTGATCCGGGCAGTCTGTCGGCGAGTACGACCTTCACCATTACGGTGAATCCTGTACCAAACACCGCGCCGACGGTTGCGAATGTAATACCATCCCAGACTGCAACGGTTGGTCAGGTGTTCAGCTATGTCATTCCTGCGAACACCTTTGCTGATGCCGAAACGCCGAGCGCGTTAACGCTCAGTGTAACGGGTTTGCCGGCTGGGTTAAGCTTTACCAGTCCGAATACGATCTCGGGTACGCCAAGTACAACTGTTGGATCACCGGTTTCGGTTACGGTAACGGCTGCTGATCCGGGTAATCTATCAGCATCGACAACGTTCTCGCTGTCGATCAATGCGGCCCCGGCTGGTTTGATCCGCATTACGGAGTACATGTATAACGGTACGCCCGGTGAATACGTCGAATTGACGAACGTAGGTAACGCGCCAGTCGATATGACAGGCTGGAGTTACGACGATAATACCCGTACGGCGGGCTCGTTCTCGCTCAGTGGTTTCGGTATTGTGCAGCCGGGCGAATCGGTTGTCTTTACCGAAGCCGACGCTACCGTTTTCCGTACGGCCTGGTATCTGCCAACGTCGGTGAAGGTGGTAGGCGGCAGCAACCAGAACCTGGGTCGCAGTGACGAGATCAACATTTATGATGCCACTGGCTCGCTGGTGGACCGCCTGACCTACAACGATCAAGGGATTGCCGGTTCGGTACGGACGGCTGACATCAGCGCCTGGACGGAGCGTGCTAATCTGGGTCAGAACCTGGCTGCCACCTATAAACTGTCAGTCGTGGGTGATGTACAGAATTCGTATTTGGCCACAACCGGTAACCTGGGTAACCCAGGCGGCTATTTCATTCCGCTGAATCGCGTTCTCGTGGTGGAATCAGGTGCCAGCACGACAGTTGCCGAAGGTGGGGCAACGGATACGTATACAGTAGCCCTTAACAGCCGTCCATCAGCAGACGTGACGGTAACGATTAACGCGGGTAGTCAACTGACAACGAATCCCGCTGCGTTAACCTTTACGCCAGCCTCCTATAGTACCGCTCAGACGGTAACCGTTGCAGCTGTGGATGATAATCTGGTTGAGGGAACTCATACGGCGCAGATCATACATAACACAAGCAGCGCCGATGTTGCCTACAATGGCATCGCCACTAATCCAGTTAGCGTTACGATTACGGACAACGACAATCCGGTAACGGCTGTACCGGCGATTCAGGTAGCTGCATCGACAACACCGTACCTGAGTCTGTCGGCGACGGGGGCTGGTTATGTGAGCGGTGTTATTAACGATCCGACGGATCCTGCTGCTACGCTCGGCATTAATTTCACCCTGAGCGATACCGATACACCGGTTAGCAGCCTGACCGTAACGGCCAGCAGCAGCAACTCGGCTGTAGCTTCTACGCTGACACTGACGGGAACGGATGCTGCGCGTAACCTGAAGATCACGCCAGCCGGTGTTGGGTACTCGACGATCACTGTAACCGTAACCGACGGAGTTAACAACGGCTCGTACGTTGTCAACTATGCCGCTTCGGCTGCTGCGTTAACCCCGTCAACGACGCGCTTTCATACGGGTACCAGCGATGCATCGACCGCGATCCGGATTGATGATAACTACATGCTGGTAGCCGACGATGAGAACCAGGTGTTGCGGTTGTATAACCGTCAGAATTCGGGCTTGCCGGTTGCTGGTTTTGATTTTACCTCGTCGCTGGCCCTGACCGACATTTCGGGTGGGGTACCGCGTGAAGTGGATCTTGAAGCGTCTACGCGTCTGGGCAACCGCATTTTCTGGATGGGTTCGGAAAGCAATGCCGATGGTGGTAACGACCGGCCTAACCGGAATCGGGTATTTGCCACGGACGTGGCCGGTACGGGTGCTGCTGCAACGCTGACTTACGTTGGTCGGTATGACTTCCTGCGCAATGACATCATTGCCTGGGACGTAAATAACCGTCACGGTAAAGGAGTCAACTATTATGGTCTGGCTGCCAGCGCTGCTGCGGGTGTTGGTTCGAAACAGACAACTGGTTTCAACATCGAAGGTGTAGAACTGGCTCCCGACAACGCAACGGCTTACGTATCGTTCCGGGCTCCGCAGGTTCCGCCAACGGATCGTAAGAATGCACTGGTCATTCCGGTAACGAACTTCACGACGCTACCTGTATCGGGTAACGGTGGTACGCAGGGAAGCGCAACTTTCGGTGCGCCAATCGAACTTGATCTGGGAGGACGTGGTATTCGGGAGATTCGCAAGAACGCCAACAACGAATACATTATTATTGCCGGGGCTGCCGGTGACGCCGGAGCCGCGCCTAATGATTTCCGCCTGTACACCTGGACAGGTAATGCTGCCGACGCTCCAGTAATACGGACGACTGATCTGATGGCGCTGAACGCCAATGGAAGTTTCGAATCCATTGTTGAGGTGCCCAGCCCGCTGATGGATGCCAGCGCAATTCAACTGCTGGTTGATAATGGAGATGCTGTATTCTACAACGATGGTGTAATTGCGAAGGAACTGACTCAGAATAATTTCAAGAAGTTCCGATCGGAAATCGTACCGCTGGGAGCCGCTGTCAATACAGCGCCAACGGTTGCCAATACGATCGCTCCGCAGAGCGCAACGGTGGGTCAGGCTTATACCTTATCCCTAGCTGGTGTGTTCACTGATGCTCAGACGCCGAATGGGCTGACCTTGGCGGTAAGTGGTCTGCCGGCAGGCTTGAGCTTCGTAGCACCGGCTACGATCTCGGGCACACCATCGGTGAGTGGAGTAAGCACCATCACCGTGACGGCCACTGACCCAGGTAGCTTGTCTGCCAGCACCAGCTTCACCTTGACAGTGAGTCCTGCCCCGGTGGTCAACACGCCACCGACCGTAGCGAACGCAATTGCTCCACAGAGCGCGACGGTGGGTCAGGCTTATACGTTGTCTCTCGCTGGTGTGTTCACCGATGCCCAGACGCCGAACCAACTGACGCTGTTTGCGAATGGTCTGCCAGCGGGCTTGAGCCTGTCGGGTACGACCATCAGCGGTACGCCATCGGTGAGCGGAGTAAGCACCATCACCGTGACGGCCACCGATCTAGGTAACCTCTCCACCAGCACCAGCTTCACCATTACGGTGAGCCCTGCCCCAGTGGTCAATACAGCGCCAACGGTGGCAAATGTAATTGCTCCACAGAGCGCGACGGTGGGTCAAGCTTATAGGCTGTCTCTGGCTGGTGTGTTCACGGACGCCCAGACGCCAAACCAGCTGACCCTGTTTGCGAATGGTCTGCCAGCAGGATTGAGCCTGTCGGGTACGACCATCAGCGGTACGCCGTCGGTGAGTGGAGTAAGCACGGTGACTATCCTGGCTACCGATCCAGGTAACCTCTCCACCAGCACCAGCTTCACCTTAACGGTGAGCCCTGCCCCGGTGGTCAACACGGCTCCAACGGTGGCGAACGCAGTTGCTCCACAGAGCGCAACGGTGGGCCAAGCGTATATGCTGTCTCTCGCTGGTGTGTTCACTGATGCTCAGACGCCGAACGGGCTGACCTTGGCGGTAAGTGGTCTGCCGGCAGGCTTGAGCTTCGTAGCACCGGCTACGATCTCGGGCACAACATCGGTGAGTGGAGCAAGCACCATCACCGTGACGGCCACTGACCCAGGTAGCTTGTCTGCCAGCACCAGCTTTACCTTAACGGTGAGCCCTGCTCCGGTGGTCAACACGCCACCGACCGTAGTCAACACAGTTGCTCCGCAGAGCGCAACGGTGGGTCAAGCGTATACGCTGTCATTGGCAAACGTCTTTACTGATGCCCAGACGCCGAACCAGCTGACGTTGTTTGCGAATGGTCTACCAGCGGGCTTGAGTCTATCGGGCACGACTATCAGCGGTACGCCGTCAGTGAGTGGGGTGAGCACGGTGACTATTCTGGCCACTGATCCGGGCAATCTCTCCACCAGCACCAGCTTTACCTTAACGGTGAGCCCTGCTCCGGTGGTCAACACGCCACCGACCGTAGCGAACGCAGTTGCTCCACAGAGTGCGACGGTGGGTCAGGCCTACGCGCTGTCCCTGGCCGGTGTGTTCACCGACGCTCAGACGCCAAACCAACTGACGTTGACGGTTAGTACACTGCCAGCAGGTCTGAGCTTTATGGCACCGGCTACGATCTCGGGCACACCTTCAATGAGTGGGACAAGCACCATTACCGTGACGGCCACTGATCCAGGTAGCCTCTCTACCAGCGCCAGCTTCACCTTAACAGTGAATCCAGTTGCTGTGCCACCAACCCAGCCGTTTGCCTTGACTGGGGTGACGACGGTGAGCTGCGAAAGCGTATCGGCAGGCGCCCGCCGGGTGAGCTTTGTGCCCCAGTACACGGGTCTGACAGGTGAGCCGGTGAGCTTCTCGGTCGTCAACGAACTGTCACCGACAATGGCCGCCGGTCCTTACTCGCTGCAGTTGTACACGGACAATCCGGTTATTACACTGGTAGCCCGCCAGGGGGCGGTGGTGAGTCAGTTCAGCTACAACTGGCTGGCCAACTGCGGGGGCACAACTCCGCCGGTCAACACGGCCCCAACCGTAGCGAACCCAATTGCGGCACAGAGTGCGACGGTGGGTCAGGCGTACGCGCTGTCCCTGGCCGGTGTGTTCACCGACGCCCAGACGCCAAACCAGCTGACCTTGTCCGCGAGTGGTCTGCCAGCGGGCTTGAGCCTGTCGGGTACGACCATCAGCGGTACGCCATCGGTGAGTGGGGTAAGCACCATCACCGTGACGGCGACCGATCCAGGTAACCTGTCATCGAGCACCAACTTCGTACTGACGGTAAGCCCCGCCGGTACCACTCCGCCAACCCAGCCGTTTGCCCTGACTGGGGTGACAACGGTGAGTTGCGAAAGCGTATCGGCAGGCGCCCGCCGGGTGAGCTTTGTGCCCCAGTACACGGGTCTGACAGGTGAGCCGGTGAGCTTCTCGGTCGTCAACGAATTGTCGTCAACGACGGCCGCCGGTCCGTACTCGCTGCAGTTGTACACGGACAATCCGGTCATCACGCTGGTAGCCCGCCAGGGGGCGGTAGTGAGTCAGTTCAGCTACAACTGGCTGGCCAATTGTGGGGGCACAACTCCGCCGGTCAACACGGCCCCAACCGTAGCGAATCCGATTGCGGCACAGAGTACAACGGTGGGTCAGGCCTACGCGCTGTCCTTGGCCGGTGTGTTCACCGATGCCCAGACGCCAAACCAGCTGACCTTGTCCGTGAGTGGTCTGCCAGCGGGCCTGAGCCTGTCGGGTACGACCATCAGCGGTACGCCATCGGTGAGTGGGGTGAGCACCATCACCGTGACAGCTACTGATCCGGGGAACCTCTCGACCAGTACCAACTTCGTACTGACGGTAAGCCCCGCCGGTACCACTCCACCAGCCCAGCCGTTTGCTCTGACTGGGGTGACGACGGTGAGCTGCGAAAGCGTATCGGCAGGCGCCCGCCGGGTGAGCTTTGTGCCCCAGTACACGGGTCTGACAGGTGAGCCGGTGAGCTTCTCGGTCGTCAACGAATTGTCGTCAACGACGGCCGCCGGTCCGTACTCGCTGCAGTTGTACACGGACAATCCGGTCATTACGCTGGTCGCTCGCCAGGGGGCAGTGGTGAGCCAGTTTAGCTACAACTGGCTGGGTGTCTGCGGTAGTGGCAACGCTCGTGTGACTGCTGAATCAGTAGAGCGCCTATCGGTACTTGTACTTGGTAACCCGACACCAGCCGAAGCGGTAGACATAGAGATTCGGGGTGTGGCTGGTCAAGCAGTTCAGGTTCAGCTAATTAATGGCCAGGGGCAACCGGTGAGTCAGCAAACTATCGAGCAGGCCGGTGCGGTTGAACGCCCAACAATTCGACTGGGTAAAACGGCTGGTATATATCTGCTCCAGGTTAGCACGGCAACGCAAAAACAGACCGTGAAGATTGTGAAGCAATAG